Proteins found in one Longimicrobiaceae bacterium genomic segment:
- a CDS encoding chorismate mutase → MAGEEMDRLREEIEAVDRSIIELIARRVELAREIGRAKRAAGLPTLDPAREAAVVRRAGQIAREVGIEDEDVRYIFWHLIGLARRAQNEV, encoded by the coding sequence GAGATGGACCGGCTCCGCGAGGAGATCGAGGCGGTCGACAGATCGATCATCGAGCTGATCGCGCGCCGCGTCGAGCTCGCCCGCGAGATTGGACGCGCCAAACGAGCCGCCGGCCTCCCCACCCTCGATCCCGCACGCGAGGCGGCGGTGGTGCGCCGGGCGGGGCAGATCGCGCGCGAGGTGGGGATCGAGGACGAGGACGTGCGCTACATCTTCTGGCACCTCATCGGCCTCGCGCGACGGGCGCAGAACGAAGTCTGA